Below is a window of Vibrio sp. SS-MA-C1-2 DNA.
GATAGTTGAGTTGAGAAATTTGGCAGTGTTGTGAGCATAATAGAGCACTATCAGTCAGAGGATAAATCTATTATACACAAAATAATAAAGGTATACCCAAAGTAGTTGGAGTTGCTAGTCAGCGGCAAGTGAATGAGGCCCCATGAGTATAGATGTACTATATAATTGGGGCGAATGAGCGACGCCAACAACCTAGCAACTTCAAGTAAGAAGGGTATATAGACAGGCAAAAAAATCAAGGTTGATATCAGTTATAAAACTCATATCAACCTTGATGATTATTTATCAGTAACGTGAGTACGATAAATAGGTATTAGCAGTAACCATAAGACATTAAACGCTGGTAACGCTGCTCAATTAACTCATCAGTAGAGAGTGTTTGCAGTGCAGTTAAGTCTGTAATGATTTGTGATTTAAGGTTTGCAGCCATTTGCACAGGATTACGGTGCGCTCCACCTAGCGGTTCTGCAACAATGGAATCAATCAACTCTAACTCTTTTAGACGAGGAGCGGTAATCCCCATCACTTCAGCCGCGGTTGACGCTTTAGCTGCATCACGCCAAAGAATTGATGCACAACCTTCTGGAGAGATAACGGAATACGTTGAGTTTTGTAGCATGTTAACACGGTCGCCAACACCAATCGCTAATGCACCACCAGAACCACCTTCACCAACAACGTTACAGATGATTGGCACACGCAAGCTAGACATCACTTTAAGGTTACGAGCAATAGCTTCTGATTGACCACGTTCTTCTGCACCAACACCAGGATAAGCACCAGCGGTATCGATGAAAGTAATAATAGGCATCTTAAACTTTTCAGCTTTTTCCATTAAGCGCAGAGCTTTACGGTAACCTTCAGGTTTTGGCATACCAAAGTTACGTAATACTTTCTCTTTGGTTTCACGACCTTTTTGATGCCCCATTACCATCACAGGCATATCATTTAGACGAGCGATACCACCCACCATCGCTTTATCATCAGCAAAAGCGCGATCACCGGCTAATTCATCAAAATCAGTAAAGATATGTTCGATATAATCATATGTGTAAGGACGTTGTGGATGACGAGCAAGTTGAGCAACCTGCCATGCACCAAGATCACCAAAAACTTTTTTAGTCAACTCTAGGCTTTTCTTTTCTAACTGTTCAATCTCTTTCTGTAGGTCGATTGCAGATGGCTCATCACGACGAGATACCGCGCGTAATGCTTCAATTTTTGCCTCAAGTTCAGCAATAGGCTGTTCAAAATCAAGAAAGTTCATGCTCATATCACTACGATTCCTCTACGCTATCTTGCTCTCTCTTTTTAGAAGCAAGATATATTAATTTAATACAAAGAGAATCCGATCTCTTCGCTATATACTTTTTAACTAAATTCTAGTTCAACTTGTTTTTCACCAACTAACAACGCTAACTCATCCATTAGATCATCATTAGGTGTTATACGCCACTCCGTACCGAGGGTTAATTTAACTCGTGCATCAGGACGTTGATAGTAAATATTAACCGCGACTGTACCGCCATTATGAGGTTCTAATATTTTATTAAATCGCTCAAAAAACTGTCTATCTACTTGGTTATCTGTTATTGATATTGCAATAGCCCGAGCATATTTCTCTCTTGCTTGACTAATATCAAGGACTTCTCTGGCTGACATTTTAAGCCCTCCATTGAAGTCATCAAAGCTGACCTGTCCACTAATCACCACTATTTTGTCTTTTTGTATCAGATCAACATAACGTTCCAAGGTATCTGAATATAACATGACCTCCATTCTACCGGAACGATCATCTAAACTAACGATACCTAATTTAGCGCCTCGTTTGGTCGTCATCACTTTTGAGGCAACAATTAAGCCAGAAATAGTAACAATTCTATCACGTCCTGTCGGATGCGCATCTTTTAATCGCCATGTTATATAATGCTTTAATTCATTAACATAGCTATTAATTGGGTGTCCTGTCAAATAGAGACCCAGTGTTTGACGCTCACCTTCTAACCAAACTTTTTCAGGCCATTTAGGAACGGAAGCATAAGCGATATCAACTTGCTCTGGTGCTTCGGTTAAAACCCCAAACATATCAGCCTGACCAAAAGATTGTGCTTGATGGAACTGCCCTGCCGCTTTTAACGCTTCAGGAAGAGTCGCCATCATTGCCGCTCGATGAGGCCCTAAACGATCCATTGCTCCGGCTTGAATCAGCTTTTCAAGCACGCGTTTATTCACTTTTTTAGTATCAATACGGGCACAAAAATCAAACAAATCACGGAAGTAACCATCCTGCTTTCGTGCCGCAATAATGACATCAATCGGCCCTTCACCCACCCCTTTAATCGCACCAATACCATAAACGATCTCACCTTTATCATTGACGGTGAAGTGATAAGTCCCAGCATTGATATCAGGAGAGAGGATCGTAAGCCCCATTCGGCGACACTCTTCTACTAAGCCGACAATTTTATCGGTATTATCCATATCAGCACTCATTACCGCTGCCATAAACTCAGCTGGGTAATGGGTTTTTAGCCATAACGTTTGATAAGAGACGAGTGCATAAGCTGCCGAGTGTGATTTGTTAAAGCCATAACCTGCAAACTTCTCTACCAGATCGAAGATTTTCATCGACAGATCGGCATCAACACCATTATTGACAGAACCCTCTTTAAAGACGGAACGCTGCTTTGCCATCTCTTCTGGTTTTTTCTTACCCATTGCACGACGAAGTAAATCTGCGCCACCCAATGAATAACCCGCCAATACCTGTGCGATCTGCATAACCTGTTCTTGATACAGGATAATTCCATAGGTAGGTTCAAGGATCTCTTTCAGTGAATCATGCTGATATTGTGCATCGGGGTAAGAGACCTCTTCTCGACCATGTTTACGATCGATAAAGTTATCTACCATGCCTGATTGCAGCGGTCCCGGTCTAAACAGGGCTACCAGCGCGATAATATCTTCAAAACTATCAGGTTGTAGGCGTTTGATTAGATCTTTCATTCCGCGCGACTCTAACTGGAAAACCGCCGTGGTTTCTGATCTTTTCAATGAAGCAAAAGAGGCTTGATCATCAATAGGAATCGTCTCAATATTGATTGGATCTAATCCTTGCTCGACTCGACGAGGATTTACCATCGCCAATGCCCAGTCAATAATCGTTAACGTTCGAAGTCCCAAGAAGTCAAACTTGATGAGTCCCGCTGTTTCAACATCATTCTTATCGAACTGAGTAACCGGGAAGTTACCTTCAGCATCACAGTAGATCGGCGCAAAGTCAGTGATTGTTGTTGGAGAGATAACCACGCCACCTGCATGTTTACCTGCATTTCGGGTCACACCTTCTAAAATTCTCGCCATATCGATTAACGCTTTCACCTCTTCATCACCATCATAAAGTTGCGGTAATTGAGGTTCAGCTTCAAAGGCTTTTGCTAGCGTCATGCCTGGATCAGGTGGAATTAATTTAGATATACGGTCAACAAAGCCATAAGGATGCCCAAGAACACGACCGACATCTCGAATTACCGCTTTAGCCGCCATCGTACCAAAGGTGATGATCTGAGAGACCGCATCACGACCATACATTTCAGCAACGTGATCGATAACCTGATCACGCTTATCCATACAGAAATCGACATCGAAATCGGGCATCGATACACGTTCAGGATTTAAGAATCGTTCGAAAAGTAGATCAAGTTCTAACGGGTCAAGATCGGTAATTTTAAGCGCATATGCGACCAAAGATCCCGCGCCTGAACCACGCCCAGGACCAACAGGGATCGCATTATCTTTTGACCATTGGATAAACTCCATCACAATCAAAAAGTAACCGGGGAATCCCATCTGGTTGATCACTTTCAATTCAATATCTAAACGTTCATCATATTCAGGACGTTTTTGTGCTCGAATCTCAGGATCTGGGAATAGCGCCTCTAATCGAACTTCTAATCCTTCTTCTGATTTTTTAACTAAGAACTCACCCGTTTCTAACCCTTCAGTCGGGAAGTTAGGAAGAAAGTATTCATACAACCGCACCGTCACATTACAACGTTTTGCTATCTCGACACTATTTTCTAGTGCTTCAGGAATATCAGAGAAGAGGTCAACCATCTCCTCTTCACTGCGTAAATACTGCTCTGAGCTATAATTTTTAGGACGACGTGGATCATCTAAAGTATACCCATCATGGATTGCAACTCGAATCTCATGGGCATCGAATTTATCTGGACTAATAAAACGAACATCATTAGTCGCAACAACAGGGATATCTAACTGCTCAGCTAGCTCAACCGCAAAATGTAAGTAAGCTTCTTCATCCTGACGGCCGGTTCTGATCAACTCTAAATAATAGTTATCTAAAAAGTGCTGCTGATAAAAATCACAACACTCTTCAACCAGTTGCTGATTTCCTTTTAGTAATGCCTTACCAACATCACCATGGCGACCACCAGAAAGGAGGATTAATCCCTCTTTATATTCGATTAGCCAATCGCGATCAATCACAGGTGTGTGTTGAACATGCCCTCTAAGATAAGCTTTAGAGATCAATAAGGTGAGGTTTTTATAACCTTCGTTATTTGATGCTAAAATGGTTAAATCACAAAGCTCATCACCAAAAATTGACGACTGTACTTTAAAATCAGCCCCCACTATTGGCTTAATACCAGCACCTTGGGCACTGTTATAAAACTTCACTAAACCACATAGATTAGTAAAATCCGTTAGTGCCATGGCGGGCATTTTGTTATCTGCAACAGCATTAACTAAAGGCTTGATCTTTGCTAGGCCATCGACCATGGAAAAATCAGAGTGAATACGAAGATGAATAAAACGCGGATCGGTCATAATAGGGTCAAATACTAATTGTGAGCTTGAATTTAGTGTATCAAACTGAAAGGATAATTACTGTGTATTTCCAGTAAAAAATAGCAGTAAGCGGAATAGAACAGAGATTTATAACTAAGTTGTTTAACAGAATTCAGAGCGATTTAATCTAACCCTAGAACTCGTTTTACCGGTTTAAAGCTTTTACGGTACTGTTCAAAAACACCATGTCTTTCAATGGCTGCTAAATGCGCTTTGGTTGGATAACCTTTATGACCCGCAAAACCATATTCAGGGTATTGTTTATCTAATTCAACCATTTCACGATCTCGAGTGACTTTGGCAATGATTGACGCTGCGCTAATCTCAGCAACACGAAGATCACCTTTTACCACCGCCTCAGCAGGTATCGATAGTTTAGGAATTCGATTACCATCAATTAACACGTAACTCGGTTTAACAGATAGACCTTCAACCGCACGCTGCATGGCAATCATCGTCGCTTGTAGAATATTGATTTCATCGATCTCTTGAGGAGCTGAGCGGCCAATAGACCAACTTAATGCTTTCTCTTTGATCTCATCAAAAAGCAGTTCTCTCTTTTTCTCAGAAAGCTTCTTGGAGTCAGTCAGACCTAATATTGGGTTATTGGGATCTAAAATAACAGCCGCAGTGACAACATCACCCACTAATGGACCACGCCCCACCTCATCTACACCGGCAAAAAGTTCAAATCCAGCAGGGTATTCAAAATCAGGAAGTATCTTACTCATATTAATGGTTCCGCTTTTAACTACATGAAAGATGATAAACGAGAAATAGTGTTAAGAGTGCTTACTCAGCAATTAGTGTTAACACCGCT
It encodes the following:
- the accA gene encoding acetyl-CoA carboxylase carboxyl transferase subunit alpha codes for the protein MSMNFLDFEQPIAELEAKIEALRAVSRRDEPSAIDLQKEIEQLEKKSLELTKKVFGDLGAWQVAQLARHPQRPYTYDYIEHIFTDFDELAGDRAFADDKAMVGGIARLNDMPVMVMGHQKGRETKEKVLRNFGMPKPEGYRKALRLMEKAEKFKMPIITFIDTAGAYPGVGAEERGQSEAIARNLKVMSSLRVPIICNVVGEGGSGGALAIGVGDRVNMLQNSTYSVISPEGCASILWRDAAKASTAAEVMGITAPRLKELELIDSIVAEPLGGAHRNPVQMAANLKSQIITDLTALQTLSTDELIEQRYQRLMSYGYC
- the rnhB gene encoding ribonuclease HII yields the protein MSKILPDFEYPAGFELFAGVDEVGRGPLVGDVVTAAVILDPNNPILGLTDSKKLSEKKRELLFDEIKEKALSWSIGRSAPQEIDEINILQATMIAMQRAVEGLSVKPSYVLIDGNRIPKLSIPAEAVVKGDLRVAEISAASIIAKVTRDREMVELDKQYPEYGFAGHKGYPTKAHLAAIERHGVFEQYRKSFKPVKRVLGLD
- the dnaE gene encoding DNA polymerase III subunit alpha, which encodes MTDPRFIHLRIHSDFSMVDGLAKIKPLVNAVADNKMPAMALTDFTNLCGLVKFYNSAQGAGIKPIVGADFKVQSSIFGDELCDLTILASNNEGYKNLTLLISKAYLRGHVQHTPVIDRDWLIEYKEGLILLSGGRHGDVGKALLKGNQQLVEECCDFYQQHFLDNYYLELIRTGRQDEEAYLHFAVELAEQLDIPVVATNDVRFISPDKFDAHEIRVAIHDGYTLDDPRRPKNYSSEQYLRSEEEMVDLFSDIPEALENSVEIAKRCNVTVRLYEYFLPNFPTEGLETGEFLVKKSEEGLEVRLEALFPDPEIRAQKRPEYDERLDIELKVINQMGFPGYFLIVMEFIQWSKDNAIPVGPGRGSGAGSLVAYALKITDLDPLELDLLFERFLNPERVSMPDFDVDFCMDKRDQVIDHVAEMYGRDAVSQIITFGTMAAKAVIRDVGRVLGHPYGFVDRISKLIPPDPGMTLAKAFEAEPQLPQLYDGDEEVKALIDMARILEGVTRNAGKHAGGVVISPTTITDFAPIYCDAEGNFPVTQFDKNDVETAGLIKFDFLGLRTLTIIDWALAMVNPRRVEQGLDPINIETIPIDDQASFASLKRSETTAVFQLESRGMKDLIKRLQPDSFEDIIALVALFRPGPLQSGMVDNFIDRKHGREEVSYPDAQYQHDSLKEILEPTYGIILYQEQVMQIAQVLAGYSLGGADLLRRAMGKKKPEEMAKQRSVFKEGSVNNGVDADLSMKIFDLVEKFAGYGFNKSHSAAYALVSYQTLWLKTHYPAEFMAAVMSADMDNTDKIVGLVEECRRMGLTILSPDINAGTYHFTVNDKGEIVYGIGAIKGVGEGPIDVIIAARKQDGYFRDLFDFCARIDTKKVNKRVLEKLIQAGAMDRLGPHRAAMMATLPEALKAAGQFHQAQSFGQADMFGVLTEAPEQVDIAYASVPKWPEKVWLEGERQTLGLYLTGHPINSYVNELKHYITWRLKDAHPTGRDRIVTISGLIVASKVMTTKRGAKLGIVSLDDRSGRMEVMLYSDTLERYVDLIQKDKIVVISGQVSFDDFNGGLKMSAREVLDISQAREKYARAIAISITDNQVDRQFFERFNKILEPHNGGTVAVNIYYQRPDARVKLTLGTEWRITPNDDLMDELALLVGEKQVELEFS